In the Balaenoptera musculus isolate JJ_BM4_2016_0621 chromosome 20, mBalMus1.pri.v3, whole genome shotgun sequence genome, GCGCCACTCCGTAGTCCGGAGTCTCGACTCTTCCTGCCTCCGCCCGCCGTCCTCGGACCCAGCCCCCGGCGCAGAGCTTTGAAGACTAGCGGTAGAGGTGCCTGGTTGGGGACAAATTAATGAGTCCTGAGATCTCTCTGGGAACACCAGCCCCTCTTTCTGTCCCTGCGTCTGTCCATCCTTCTGGAGTGACCGACACTTCGATAGCCCACAGTCTCTCTAGACCGCAGGGTAGTGCCCAGGCGAGGGAATAATTCCTGGGGCCAAGAAGACCCACGCAGGAGGCGTCATTGAGATGAGTGGCTGGCGAGGTCAGGTGGGGGATGGGCTATCCAAACTGTGCGAGCTTCTAAGCTTTTTTATACACTCGCCGTGCTCTCACATGGGGGCCGCCAAGAGTCCTGGCAGGATCTGGTGGGGTCAGTTGCCAGCTACCGTGTTCCCTCAGGTCGGTTCCTGTTCTGGAGAGTCTTCCCAGGAGGGTTCTGATCGGCCCCTGAACTCGACCCCCCGGTAGCATCTCTGGGCTGAACCATCTTGTTCCATACCCCAGTCGTGTGATTTGTGGGCCCATCCCTTCTTAAGGCCCTACCCACAGATACTTTGGTGGAGGGGAGTTCAGCGAAGGGTTCAgctctttgccttttctttcccaGGTGTCCCTGGCCAGACGGCGGGGGAGGGCAGCAGAGAACAGCCTATCCTTTCCTGTCGGCGTCCCAGGCCTTTCAGGTGCGTGAGGAGCGCTCAGGGCTGATCTGGCATCTCCCTCCTGCCACCCTTTTCCATTTCCCGTCTCCCTCCTCTTGGGCACCAGCCTTCCCCAAGTCTCTAGTCACCTCTGTCTTACCTGGTCTCCCGCATTTAATCTGCACAGAGGTGGAAGCCTAAATTCCTTATAGAACATGATGAAAGCTGTGGCCACCTTTTCTAGAAAAATCCATACAATATCTATGGACCCCACTTTTAGAATCCAAGAACTAAGACGTAAACAACTGATGTTGTTTCTACCTTGGTgcaagtattttacattttaacaggaGTCAAAGCTTTACACGGAAACATTGAGTTCTAAGGTATAACTTCGGGCAATCACAGTTGTTTGAAAGAGATAGGGTGAGAAAGAGTGAATTTGAGAAGGTAGTAACCCTTCCCCTCAGCACTTCCCTAAAGTGGAACCCTGGCAACATCCTGAAttgcttctcccttttcttcagacTCCACATCCTATCAGTTACTGAATCCTGTAGTGTTTTTTATACTAAACATGTCTCAaattcttcccctcctctccacctctcTGTAGCTGCACAGGTGCAAGTCTTTGACATTTCTATAACCAACCCCCCAAAGTTCTCTCCCCTCCTATACTGATCCCTTATGTTATTCTTCTGTGTAGCATTTATCTAGCATATgacataatttacttttaaaaacgtTTTTTGTTGTGCTTATTGTTCCCTGCTGTATTCCCAGGGCCTAGAATAATGGTTGTTACAGAGTATGGAGTTGTTGAATGGAACACAGGCAAATTTCCATGTGGTCTTTAAGACGTAGCTcgcctcctccagaaagcctccCCTGATCACTCTCCACTCTCAGGTCCGATGAGATGCCACTTCTCTTGTCCGTGTTCTCACAGAGCCCTGTCCCTGCCCTTGGTGCACTGTGGCTGACTGTGCCTTCCTATGAGAAAAGGGGTTTGCCTTATTCATTTGGTTACGCACAGCATGcagcccagtgcttggcacaaagcTGGTCCCGGTGGTGCTGTGTCACTTACTTGACTTGTTACCTCGATATACCAATTCCTTCAAGCCAAACTTGTGCTCAGACATCTTGCAGTGGTTCCCGGGCAAAGGATGGTGTCTAGACCTTTCTGTCTAACTTCCAAGGAGGTTTAGGCCCTGTCAGTGGCCCACGGATCCTaattcttgcctccttctccACAGCATTTACTTCTACTCTCACACGCCCGGCTTCAGTGCTCCAGAAATGTGTTCTGCCCTTCCACACCGGGCTCTCTGGAGGCCCCACCGGGACTATGCTCTCTTCTACTCCCACTCAGTCTGCAGGGTCCCAGCCCTTTCGAGCCCTCTTGCAGGAAACCAGATGGTGCAATGCCAGGCGGTATCTCCTGCTAATTCCTAACCCTGACTACCAGCTCGTGAAGACAGCTATACGTGAAGGGCCTGGTACAGGAACTGCGTATAGAAGACGCACCCCTCCCtcgattttttaaattaagaattatttgtaaaaatatatatacatatataattctgAGGCCCCAAACCAAAAGAACTATAATGaagaaccaaacaaaacaaaccgaCTTATGTTCTTGGGGTAGGACCAAGGCAGTGGGACAGCTGCTAGGGCTGGCCCACCAGCACCAGCGGGGTGTCATCCGCTTTGCAAGGAAGGAGTAGGCCTGCGCTGGCTTCCCGCCCTGGTCACGGCTCAAGCTTCTGGAGCAGTCTACCGGAACTGGCTGTTCCTCTCAGCAGGAAATGAGTGTGGAACTGGAACTCTTGCGTACTCTAGTCTAAAAGCAGTTGATAAATTCATTAGAGTGTAAGGATTCAAAGACAAAACAGATACGGTCTTCCCCCGAAAGTCGGATGATTAAAGGCAccgctgggattcgaacccaggatCTCCTGTTTACTAGACAGGCGCTTTAACCAACTAAGCCACGGCGCCGAAGGCAGTAGGAGAATTTCTGAAGGGTTATACACAACTATACCGCCGGGAGGTTGGTCACAACttagatttttctaaaattaattttgacaaatCATTATGTTTGATGTCAAACGTCCATTCAAGAGCTGCCCCGGATATTGAAAGATGTAAATGAAAGATCTCAGCCCTAGCTAGATGTGCGTGGTTGGAGGATGTCTGCGGCACCGATCGTATTAAATCCTCCGTGAGACCTAGGACAGAAAGAATGCAGTTAGTGCGCGTCGGAGAAGGAAAATGACGCGTAGTCGGCAGGATTCGAACCTGCGCGGGGAGACCCCAATGGATTTCTAGTCCATCGCCTTAACCACTCGGCCACGACTACATGTCTGTAGTTAGGCTTCTCGCTCTAAACCTTTCTTAGTCTCCATGCTCCGCAAACACCATCCCTCCTACAATTTCGCGCTTCCAGGGTTAGGAGACCGTTCAGTGAGAACACCAGAGGACAGAATTGTAATCGACCTTCCCCTCGCGGCCCCGCCCCACCTTTCTGGGATCCTTGTCCCGGCATCTTCCCCATTCTCTCGCCAGCCTCCAACAGTGCGCTCCCAGGGAAGAGTAGACATGGCGGCCGCTCCCAGCCCAGGGAGCGCCCTTCCGAGCGCTGGAGTGAGCGAGCAACTCAGGTTTTGTAAAGTAGTGGGTTCGCAGTCGTTTGTGATTGGGAAAGAAACTAGCTCCAGTCGGAAACTTCCGGCTACGGGAGGGAATAAAAGTAACCCCACTGGCCCGtacggggatcgaacccgcgacCTTGGCGTTATTAGCACCACGCTCTAACCAACTGAGCTAACCGGCCAGGTACTGAAGTTATGATCTTCGAATCTTCACATACATATCGCTGAAGTAGAGACAAATCCATTTTCAAGTCCTCAAAAACCTTGGTGTGTGGCAGCAGCCATGATCCAAAGACCTCTCAAATACGAACTAAAAGAGATCCCTAATGCAAAGGAAGGAACGTGCTCTGTACAGCGCTTGGAGGTGTGGCTAGGCCTTACCCCTCTATCTAGCAAGCAGCTCCCAGGAAAGAAACGACAGAACACCAGCCAAATGCATGAGCATCTCCAAATAACTGCTCCTGCAACCCCTAATTCTGTAGGTTCTGACTAGGAACTCCTGCCAGTCTCATGGTGTTGATCAAATATCTGCCTTAGGCCTGACCCACAGGACACCCACAGCACCGACCCCTTGACTGGGGTTCCACATTACGAGTTCCTCCCACGCCCCTCCTAATGCTTGGTGCTTCCCTCTCTCCATAACCACCTTATATCAATACTTAGCAACAACTCCAGGCTTGACTTCTTCCTGGGCCCAACCTTGCTGACTGAGGCCATCATGGCAATGTTGTCTACCCTGCACCCCACACCCCAATTTACTCCCTTTAGGGCCTGACTTGACTGGACCAGAAGCTCTTCTCCAAACCAGTTTTGGCACTGGTGGCAAACAAGGGCTGAAATGATGGTAAACGATGGGCCAGCTGCCAGGAGGTCATGAGGCCTGAGACCCATGTGAGCACAAGTGAGAAACATCCCCAGAGCTTTATTGTAGACCAAGGGGCCTGTCAGGAGCACCCCCACAAGGGGCAAGTCCCTGCCACAAAGACAGAACCCAGGTGCTCAGGGCCACCTGTGAGCACAGGTGCCTTGACACCAACTAGAGAGGAAATAGCAACAGCACCATGATTTGCCTGTTTCCACGATTTCCTCAAGGCAGGCTGGCATTAGAGTATAGGAGAAATAACAGTAGGGTAGCATTTTGTGAATCCAGGGATCCGGGGTCCTGGTTCAATCACAGAGAAGGTAAGAGCCACGACAAGGGGGAAGAGCTGAAGCCCAGGCCTCAAGGTCTCCAGCAGGGCAGGAAGAACTTTCAGGCCACTGCAGTTCGGGTTAGCAGGAGGAAGCTAAGGCCCCCAGGGCACTGGGGTGCTCAGGCTCCTGGATAAAGAGGCATGACAGTCGGATCCTGGGATTCACACGAGTCAGGAACGGCAACTCCCCACACTGGAACCGCTGTGGTCGAGGAGGTTCTgagatgggaagagaggaaaacaCGTGtcctatgaatgtggtttttagtCCTCGCCCACCATTCTCCTCCCCGACTCCTGAAACCCCCTATcaatccctcctccctcttcctcttgggACCCATCTATCTACACCCCTGCCCTTCCACTCTCACCTAACGGGATGATCTTGGAGGGTTTCTTCTCAAGCTCAAAAGAAAGCACAATAGGGCGGAGGACAGAGAAACTGGTACACAGTGTCCAGAGGAAGAGGGTCAAGGGCTCATCAGTCTTGTCTGAGGACTAGAAAGGGAAACTCAGGTTTCAACAGAACTCAAGTTTCTAAACGCTCTCTACCAAGCCCCCAGGAATTTGGGTATCTgagcccctgcctcccagccacATGTCACCCACCTCAGGTTGGGCTCCAGGCCCTGTGAATTGCAAGGCCACTCTCCCCGGCCCTCGAACGAACTCGAGGAGGGAGGTCCACTCACTAGGACACAGTCCTAGTGCTGCTGCCACTTGATGATTTCTGCAGGTCACCACAGCTTCGGCAGTCCCATCCTCCACCAggagcctgggggcggggggtgggggatggggagtaGGAAATAGCAACTCCCACAGGGAACCCAGGTGGCCAGTCACCTGGACCCAACATGACTCCCTCTCCATCTTTTCCAGCCGTTAGCTCACTTTATTCTCATTCgttgatttgaaaatattaagcaaTTCCCACAAGCCAGGAATTGTGCAAACACTGGGACAGCAGACACAAAGTCACGTAAGTGGTGGGACGGGCACCCACCTTGTGCTCTGCTCTCACCTGATGCTGGCCTGGCTTATAGACGTCTGAGTGGGGCAAGCAGGGCTCTGACGAGTACACCTTCCCTGGGATGAAGAAAGTGGTTGGGAAAATCCCCTGGATCCCATCACATCCCTCTGGCACCCTGCACCCAGCTCGGCCTGTTCCCTCTCATACCTGCGGGCAGATGCTGGTACAATGAGCACACACCCAGAGGAGCTGAAGGCTGAAGACCGAAACGACATGGCAAGAAGCAGTGGCCCGGAATGGGGCCTTGTCACCTTGCAGAAGTTCAGCTAGGTAGATGTGGGGCAGGGGGGCACTAAAGAGAAAGGGGTCAAGAAACAGCCAACAGGGTTCTAAAAGCAGGGTGTGTCTGGAAGGACTCAGCACGCATACAGATGGGGACAGTAGCGGCTTCCGTGCTCTCCTGGAAGCCCCCTGGCCCCcattttgctgcttttttttttttttttagtttttgttgcgccgggtcttcgttacagcacacgggatctttagttgcagcatgtgggctcatagttgcggcacgtgggatctttagttgaagcatgcgggatctagttccccgaccagggattggaccagggatcaaacctgagccccctgcattgggagcgcagggttttacccactggaccaccagggaagtccccccattttGATTCTTGATCTCTGATTGTCATCAGTTATTTCTCAGTCTTGAAAAACCAAGATGTTAGCCAAGAAAGATTTGTATTTTGGACTGAAAAGCCTTGAAAATCCTAGAACACTAAATCTTTCTGGGTAAAATGATAGGTACTGGACATCTTTTATTTGAAGCAGAGGAAATCCTTGCAACTCAACATATTTTGCTAGGAGTGGAGAAGACTGTAGTTATGGCAAAAATTCCAGACCCTGGAACAAGTACGGTATGCAGATGTGAGGCTGTGAAGTTTAGGGATCGGGGTCTGGGCCACTGACCTGATTGTGGTATCCGGGGGAAAACTCAGGACCTGCACACAGGTAGACGACCGGAAACAACAATAAACATTGTGGGAtctgcagggagaggaggaagagtgaTGAGGAGAAAGAAGTCAATGTGAGGTAGGAGCTGGGACTGCATTACAGGCCAGGCCACTCCCCCGAGGGACATACCCTAACCCCGGCTCTACTGGAGCAGAGGGAAGAATAAGGGAAGGACTGGTCTGGAACATCTCGCAGGGGCAGAGGGCATAAACGCCAGAGAAACACAGTAAACGTGTAAACGTAATACCAAAGAGAAGTTGCCATTGCCACACACGTAGGGGCGAGCGTTCAAGAGAACCACATCAGTAGGAAGGGGAGGCAAGGACATCAACACAGATCTTCACCTGGAAACCTTTTTCTCTAGCTGGTTAAAGTAGACTCGGGCTCCTGGAAGAAGTCCCTGTGGGGGAGGCAAGTGTGGGTCTTCGATATATATGTCCAAGTGAGGGGGGAATTCGCAGTCAGCCATCTCCAGAGCTACGGTGAGCTTCACACACCGTCTCGTGGCCCCAGAGCTCCCTACAGAAGGAGAGGCGAGGGGTCAGTGGTCTCTCTCAGGATCACAAGGTCCCACCACTGTATTTCATACCTTTCCCCAAAAGAGGTGTCATTACCAGGCTTTATCCAGAGATGTGACAAAATCTCAGCTGAGAAAGACACCAAGGAATCTGTGAAACTGGAAGGTCAGAGAAATACAGTGAGAATGGAGGCTTAAGAAAGCAGAGAATGGAGTCAGATCCAAGGACAGAAAGGAGTTACAGTATCTGCCAGAACATTATCTATGAGGCCCTGGAAAGCCTTGCACTGTCTCAAACCACACGCTAAAAGTAACAGGGTTCATGGGAAAAGCAGGGTTGTGCAGATCACTCAAAACCCACACAGCCTTGCACCCAGAGGCCTCACCAAGAAACGCCCCAGCAGAGGTGAATCTCCACTTGCATTTACACCCAGAATCTGTCAGTCCATTGTTCACAGCTTTGTATGCTGGGGCCCATGCCCCCTCCCTTCAAATCATAGGTCCTTGAAAACTTTCACTTCTGACAGTGatcaattttgtaaaaattacacATGTAATCCAGTAGGGTGTTTGTTTGCTTACACGGGGGGGAAGTGTCTCTGCAGCTTCTTCAACTGCACTGCAGCTACCCCGAAAAAGCCTACACGAGGAAAGTATAGCTGTTCCTGAAGCCATAAGCCAGCCACTTCTTGCACTAAAGGAAGGTTGTTCCCTAAAGCTTTTCAGCTTTTGTCCTTGTTTTTTTGTCTCTTATATTTCCTTTTACTGCTAAAGCTTTTCCTGAATTgtgagaaagcctgctcacagtcATTTCAGAACAGTAACATACTGGGGGGAAAATCAAGTGTGAAACACAACTTGCATCTTACACTGACATCATTCCTCTAGGAGCTAAATCACATGCAAGAAACACACACTGTAGCAGAGAATGGGCTGTTCATCCGACGCAACCAcggcagaggaagagagagcagcCAAACTAGCTGGAGAAGCTGGGGGACATTTACTTGTCACTGAGCAGGTCAGTCAGCGAGGATTCAGGCAGTGCCCTGCTGATACCCAGCACCTCTGGGATGTCCTGGGAGCTCGCAAGTTCCAGGGTCCACTCATCCTGGACAGTGAGGCAGGACGCACAGCCAGCCAGCTCCGGAGGACGCTGTGATACGCAGGATGAACCACCCTCCTTGAACAACATTGGTGTCTgccaggaaatggggagatgatCGTCTCTGAGTGTGTCCTGGTCCGGAGAGAGGTTCCTAACATACTACAACCCAGTTTTGTTTCCTCTCTGGAGCCTAGTGAAGGAAGTGATCCAGACACAGACAGGCCTTCTATGTGATCTAAATCCACCCTTCTTCTAGACCTAGAAGTTCCTCTCCAGACCCCAAGCCAAAAAGAGCTTTCTGGGGAAGGGTATGGTGAACTAGGGCACTCACGGGAGGGCCAGGGACCACGAGTCGGTACACTTGCCCTGGGTGCAAGAACTCAAACCAGCGGACCGAGGAGCTGAGGAAGATGAGGAGAACCTGAGGGGGAGAGCAGGGTCCCTCAGACAGGAGCTGGGGCACAGGAGgtcaggtcccaggtcccaggccccAGTTTACCTTCTGATCTGAGTTTTCATCTTCCCTGGGCTCGGGTGGGCCCCATCCAGTTCCCTCCTTCTTCTGGGTGCCCCCAAGCCAGCTCCCtaacacaaggaaactgagggtGGGCTTGGGCACCTCCGAACTGGCTCCTGGGGGGACACAGAAGTTCCTCTTCATCAGAGCCTCCTTGTGGGACAGCAAGAACAGCCGGCTCTGTCCTATGTGGGGAccctctgggagggagggctCTGTCTGAGGAGGTGTTGAGGAGGTGGCCGAGTGAAGGACAGGTCTGGGCACAGACAGGATCAGGGCATCAGCCAGAAAAATCTGGACATAGACTCTGTTGGGAGAGACAAGGAACAGGTTTCTTAGCAATGCAGGCACCGGACGCTGTGGGCCCCAGAGTCCTACCACCTGCACCgggcccttccccttcccctcagaGACTCAGAGGACAGCCACTGCTCTAATGACCGACCTGGCCTGCTTCTTCTGGATGAAGCCTGTCACGCTCAGCTCCTTCCACGATGGGAAGCTGCTTCTGACGCTCCTTTCTACGACCAGCTGGAACCTCTCCGCCCGCACCAGGCAGCCTGGAAGAAGAAAGTATTTCCATTTTGGCAGGAGGAGAGGATTGTGGGATGGGCAGTAAAGCTGACCGCCCTGCCGGTCTCACTGCCTAACTCAGGCCAGAGCTGCTCCCCTAACACAACGTGAAGGCCTAGGCCTGAGCCCCATCTTGGAGGAGTCATCCCTCCGAGGGAGAAACCATTCCACCTGCAGGGCCAATCCCACCCCTGGCCACCTAGGCTGAGAGGCCTTGATTCTACTTTCTCATAAATCCCTAAAACGCCTGTTCCGAGATCTGAAAAGCTTTCCTCTCCGGGGTTTCCCTGCCTACAAACCTCAGCAAGCCCAAATAAGCCCATTACTCTTCCACACTAAGAAGGTAAGAAATGGAAGTTGTCATCCTGGTGTGCCTAGGGAGGGAGAAGTGAATGTTGGGAATTGTAGTTCTGGCCGGGAACCCCTTGCTCCTTTACACCACCTGCCAATACCAGCCTCCTACACCTCCCGCCAGACTGGTTGATCAACAGAAGCCACTCCAGCATCTCTAGTAAATCCCAGCAGTGCTTTCTGCCAAGCCCCCAGTTCAGAGAACCTCTACCCCACCACCATCTCTCTCCACCTCTGAACCCCAAACCTATGAGCCCAGGGTCAGTGAGGGGCTGCGAGGGCTTGGCCAGGAGTAGGCAGCGGAGGGAACCACTTTGGTCCTGAAGTCGCAGACAACCTTTACGAGATGAAGGCACCAGAACCCCAAGTAGAACCTACAAGGAGATGAAGGCCGAGGCATCAAGTTTTATTAAACAGATAtactgagcatctaccatgtgccaggcactgtgttaactGTTAGAGCTACAAAGTGATCCACAAAAACATGGTCTGTGACCTCAAAGAATTTATATTGAGGTGCGGTAGACAGGTGTGGAAAAAACGCACCTGCATTCACACATTTAGTAGCCAGAGAGAAAGTATACAAATCGAGGTTACAGGTAGGAGACCATGGAGGACCTCCCAAGACATAACAAGGAGTTTGGGTTTGATTTTACACACACTGGTAGAAACAAGAGAAGCATTTAAACTAAGAGAGTTTTATAATCGATGTTCAATTGTACCCCACCCCCTTCTAGTTGCTGCAGGAGAACGGATTAGAGGGGG is a window encoding:
- the CTC1 gene encoding CST complex subunit CTC1 isoform X4 is translated as MKSSGEGHLELWGAPVPVFPLTISPGPLTPISVLYPEMASRLLRHRSKHRNVQPNLAGELVRLSALVQSRKKSYFILSLGGSSPVGSHVSVIVQVPAQLVWHRALWPHKAYVLTELRVSKLPGHRCRIWMTSPSSQLLPLKPECVRELELELEGAPLETSPQPLPIPGSPQGKKGPGPDGLVRDSRLLSYTGTVTGTLNQPAGLYELDGQLGLCLAYQQFRGLRQVVRPGVRLELQDVHLLQSMGGGTRRPMLAPCLRGAVLLQGFSRLMPETQSSHRAPGASLYEQLVWEHQLGLPLYLWATKALEELACKLCPHVLRHHQFLQHSSPGNPSLGLQILAPTLEVLVPPGCPGRNTHNEILDEPHRCPLQKYARLQTPCSFPTLAALKEEGKCRAWASFDPKTLLPLPEASHLPSCQLNQRLAWSWLCLLPSAFHPAPVLLGVLVPSSRKGCLRLQDQSGSLRCLLLAKPSQPLTDPGLIGCLVRAERFQLVVERSVRSSFPSWKELSVTGFIQKKQARVYVQIFLADALILSVPRPVLHSATSSTPPQTEPSLPEGPHIGQSRLFLLSHKEALMKRNFCVPPGASSEVPKPTLSFLVLGSWLGGTQKKEGTGWGPPEPREDENSDQKVLLIFLSSSVRWFEFLHPGQVYRLVVPGPPTPMLFKEGGSSCVSQRPPELAGCASCLTVQDEWTLELASSQDIPEVLGISRALPESSLTDLLSDNFTDSLVSFSAEILSHLWIKPGSSGATRRCVKLTVALEMADCEFPPHLDIYIEDPHLPPPQGLLPGARVYFNQLEKKVSRSHNVYCCFRSSTCVQVLSFPPDTTISAPLPHIYLAELLQGDKAPFRATASCHVVSVFSLQLLWVCAHCTSICPQGRCTRQSPACPTQTSISQASIRLLVEDGTAEAVVTCRNHQVAAALGLCPSEWTSLLEFVRGPGRVALQFTGPGAQPESSDKTDEPLTLFLWTLCTSFSVLRPIVLSFELEKKPSKIIPLEPPRPQRFQCGELPFLTRVNPRIRLSCLFIQEPEHPSALGALASSC